The Stigmatella ashevillena genomic sequence GCCCATCTTCGCGTAGGGCACGTCCAGGGGGATCTTGAACGCCTCCGCCAGGCTCTCGACGAACTCCGCCGTCCAGCCCTCGCCCTTGTTCATGCCGCTGGCCCAGGGCTCGATGGCGCCCTCGCGCACGGTGCGCGAGGCATCGGGCACGATGCGGTCCGGGTCCATCTCCGCCTTGGTGCCCAGCCCGTTGCAGTCGGTGCACATGCCCAGCGGGTTGTTGAAGGAGAAGGCGGCAGGGGTCAGCTCACCAAAGGACAGGCCGCAGGCGTGGCAGGCGTTCAGCTCGCTCATGACGCGGTCTGAGGCCAGGGCCCCGGCCTCATCCGTGACGATGAGGATGCCCTTGCCCTCGCGCAGCGCCGTCTCCACCGAGTCCGTCAGCCGGGTGCGCACCTCCGGCTTGAGCACCAGCCGGTCGATGATGAGCGCGATGTCGTGCTTGGACTTCTTGTCCAGCTCGATGCGCTCCTCCAGGCTCTTGAGCTTGCCGTCGATGCGCGCCCGGGAGAAGCCGCGCTTCTGCGCCTCGGTGAGCAGGTCCTTGTGCTCGCCCTTCCGGTTCGTGACGAGCGGGGCGAGGATCTGCACCTTGGTGCCCGGCGGGGACTTGAGGATCTCCTCGACGATCTGCTGCGCGCTCTGCTTGCCCACCTTGCGGCCGCACTGGGGGCAGTGCTGGAGGCCGATGGAGGCGTAGAGCACGCGCAGGTAGTCATGCACCTCCGTCACCGTGCCCACCGTCGAGCGCGGGTTGTTGCTGGCCGCCTTCTGCTCGATGGAGATGGTGGGGGACAGGCCCCGGAGCGTGTCGTACTTGGGCTTCTCCATCTGCCCGAGGAACTGCCGGGCATAGGCGGAGAGGCTCTCCACGTAGCGGCGCTGGCCCTCCGCATAGAGGGTGTCGAAGGCCAGCGAACTCTTTCCGGAGCCCGACACGCCGGTGAAGACCACGAGCTTCTTTTTCGGGATCTCCAACGAGACGTTCTTGAGGTTGTGCTCCTTGGCTCCACGGATGGTGATGACGTCGGGCTCGGACATGGGGGCGTGGTCTACACTGAAAAGGTGTTCCGGTGACCCGGTTTATTGGGTAGGAAGCCGTTGGATGGTCCTGAACGCCCGGCGTTTCAATCGGAATCCCCGGCGGTATGGTGTACCCACATGAAGGGCTTCACGCTCCCCGAGCGCTGGCGCGGCATGCCGCTGCTCATGGTTTCCAGCTTTCTCTTTGCCCTCATGGCCCTGTTCGCCCGGATGCTCTCGGGCCAGCTGTCCGTGGGGCAGGTGGTCTGCGGCCGGTTCGTCGTGGGGCTCGTCTTCCTGGCGGCCTACTACCCGGCCGTGGGGCGTCGGCCGCGCTTCGGCAGGCCGTTGCTCTGGGCCCTGCGCGGCGTTTTCGGGGGCATCTCGGTCTACCTCTATTTCCTCTGCATCGACCGGGTGGCCGTGGGGCCCGCGGTGCTGCTCAACGCCTGCTGGCCCATCTACGGCTCCATCCTGGGCTACTTCTTCCTGAAAGAGCACGTCAGCGGGCCGTTGCTGGCGGGGCTGGTGATGACCACGGTGGGCGCGGGGCTCGTCATCTGGGGCACCTCCTTGGAGGCCTCCAACCTCTCCTTCGGACTGGGGGCCTGGGCGGGCATGTTCTCGGCCGTCTTCAGCGGCGCGGCCGTCGTCGCCATGCGCGCCCTGCGCAATGACACGGACGCGGCCACCGTCTTCCTCTCCTTCTGCTTCTTCGGATTGCTGTTCGGGCTGCCCTTTGCCCTGGCCGATTGGCGTCCGCTCTCGCCGCACACGGTGGGGTTGCTGGTGGGGGTGGGGCTGGCGTCGGCGGTGGCGCAAATGACCTTTACCTACGCCATGGGTTACGTCACCACGGCCATGGGGGGCGTGGGCTCGCAGCTCACCCCCGTCTTCTCCTGGTTGCTGGGGGCGGTGTTCCTGGCGGAGCCCTTGGCGCCCCTGGCCCTGCTGGGGGCGGCCCTGTGCGTGGGCGGGGTGCTCTGGGGCACGGGGCTGCTGCGCAAGCTCCTGGCCTCTGCGTCCCTTCACCCTTCGGGGCGGCCGAACACGTAGCGGGAGCGGTTTCTCCTGTTTCGGGCTCAGCACTCCTGAAAGAATTTCAGGGTGGAGAGGACCTGGGAACTTTGTTGCCCAGGGCATTCCCTCGGTGTTCCCCTGTCAGCCGGGCCGTTTGCCTTGTTGAGTGCCAGCCTTCCCCGTTTGGGCATTCCAGTTGCAACCGCCCCGCACCGACGGTGTTTGGGAGGCGGTGCTTATGTGGGGACGTCAGTGGGCCTGGGTGGTGGCGTGGGTGTGTGTGGCGGGAGGGCTGGGCGGGTGTGATCGCCCCAACACAGGCAACCGCGCGCGGACAGGCTTCGCGGCACGGCCCCAGGCCCTGGAGTTCGGCCCGGCGGCGCTGGGTTCGACCAAGACGGTGAAGTTGCGGCTGGCCAACGAGGGCCGGGCCCCGCTGCGCGTGGAGGGCGCCTCCGCCAGCGTGCCCCACGTGGAGATTCCTCCCTTCGAGCCCTTCACGCTGAGCGCGGGAGGGGAGTACGAGCTGGAGGTGCGCTTCTCGCCCGCGGTGGAGGGCACGGTGCAGGGCGTGGTGGAGATCCTCACCGATGCGGACTCGGACGGGAGCGCCGGCTCGCGGGTGAACTTCGCAGGCATGGGCGTCAAGGCCTGGGTCGAGGTGAGGAGCCAGGAGCTGGATTTCGGCAACGTGGCGCTGGACACCGTGCAGATGCTCGAGCTGCGCCTGAGCAACCCCACGTCCGTGGAGAGCCCGCTGCGGCTGGCGATGAGCGGGGTGGACGCGGATCAATTCTTCTCCAGCACGGAAGGCCCGGCGCTGGTGCTGCCTGCGGGCAGGCAGATGGCGCTGCCCATCGCGTTCAAGCCGCGCCGCCTGGGCGTGGCCGCCGCGGAGGTGCTCGTGGAGGTGTGCGAGGGCTGCGCGCCCCTGGCCGTTCCCCTCAAGGGGATGGGCATTGCCTCGCAGCTGGAGATTTCGCCGTTGCGGGTGGACTTTGGCCGCGTGGCCCTGGGGGCCACGGCCGAGGAGCGCATCATGGTGCGCAACCAGGGCACCGAGCCCATGAGCTACCAGGGGGCGCGCATCCTCGATGACGCGGGGACGTTCCGGGTGGTGAGCGCGGTGGTGCCCACGGGCAATGTCTTGCGGCCGGGCGAGTCCGCGGAGATCCGCGTGGCCTTCTCGCCATCAGCGCTGGGGTCCCCGGCCGAGGCCCGGGTGGAGATCGATGTGAAGGCCTCCGGCTCGGCCGCGCCCGCGCCCAAGGTGGCCCTGAGCGGGGAGGGAGGCTCCTCGTGCGTGGCGGTGCTGCCCCGGACGCTGGACATGGGCGTGGTGGCCGAAGGCATGTCCGCCACCCGCCCGGTGAAGGTCGTCAACCGCTGCCGCACCCCGGTGCTGGTGAATGATCTGCAGATCGACACGCGGCAGGGGGGCTTCTTCTCGCTGGCGCAGGCCCCCGCGAGCACCCCCATCGCCCCGGGGCAGTCGGCCACCGTGGGCATCACCTTCACGCCCCGGGCGGGCGCGGGGCAGGGCGAGGCCCAGCTGTCCGTGTCCGTGCGCAGCGGCAGCGCCACCTCGACGGAAGGGGTGGTGCTCAAGGGGCAGGGCGAGGCCTTCCCGCCGTGCAAGTACGCGCTCTCCCCGAAGACGCTCGACTTTGGCCGGGTGCCGGTGGGGGCCGAGGTGCTGCTGAGCGCCTCCCTGAGCAACACGGGCGCCACGGCGTGCTACCTGGCGGGGTTGCAGCTCGTGGAAGGCTCGGATCCCGTTTTCAGCGCCCAGCCGGTGCAGGGCACGACGCTGGCCCCGGGGCAGAAGGCCCAGCTGCTCGTCCGGTTCAAGCCGGAGGCGCCAGCCACCTATGGCGGCCTGGCCGAGGGCTGGGTGAACCACCCCTCCTCGGGGCACCCCACGCTGAACGTGGTGGGCGAAGGGGTGCAGGGCTGCTTCGCCGTTCAGCCGACGCACCTGGCGTTCGGCACCTCGCAGCTCTCCTGCGAGCCGCACACGCAGGAGCTCATCGCCTACAACGGCTGCGCGGGTCCCGTCACCGTGAACGGCATGCGGATGGAGCAGGACAGCGAGGAGTTCACGCTGGCCGACGTGCCCTCCTTCCCGCGGACGCTGGCCTCGGGCGAGCAGTTCCGGCTGCGCGCCACATACGCGCCGGTGAATGAGGGAACCGATGCGGCGGTGCTGCGCTTCGATCTGGGGCCGGACTCCGTTTATACGGCGAGCCTCGTGGGCGCGGGGGTGAACAAGGCCGAGCAGACCGATGTGTTCGTCCAGGAGTCCCAGGCCAAGGTCGACGTGCTCTTCGTCGTGGACAACTCAGGCTCGATGATGGAGGAGCAGCAGAGCCTGGGCAGCAACTTCGCGTCCTTCCTGAGCGCCGCCAACGCCGCGGGCGTGGACTACCACATTGGCGTCACCACCACGGGCCTGGATGCTTCGCCCGGAGGCTGGTCCGCCTGCTCGGGAGGCGCCGAGGGCGGTGAGAATGGCCGGCTCTTCCCCGCGGATGGCTCCTCTCCGCGCATCATCACGCCCACCACCCCGAACGCGCCGGCGGTCTTCGCGCGCAATACCCAGGTGGGTGTGTGCCATTGGAACGAGCAGGGGTTGGAGGCGGCCTACCGCGCGCTCTCCGCGCCGCTGCTGCACAGCGTGGATGATCCGCGCACCGCGCAGCCCGCGGATGGCAATGGCGGCTTCCTGCGCGAAGAGGCGCGGCTGGCCCTCATCTTCCTCACCGACGAGGAGGACTTCTCCACCCAGTCGGTGGCCTTCTACGAGACCTATTTCCGCGCCCTGAAGGACAATGAGCCTTCCAAGCTGAGCATCTCGGCCATCGCGGGGCCCGCGAACCTGTCGGCCTGCCCCACCGCGAGCAGCTCGGGCGCCCGCTACATCCAACTGGCCGAGGCCACCGGGGGCGTCGTGGAGAGCATCTGCACTCCGAACTGGGCCCAGTCGCTCAAGAAGCTCTCGTCCAATACCTTCGGGCCCAACCGCTCCTTCCCCCTGTCCGAGGATCCGGAGGATCCCTCTCAGATCGCCGTGACGGTGGATGGGGTGCGGGTGACGTCTGGCTGGCAATACAACCCAGACACCCGCACCGTCGTCTTCGATGCGGAGACGGCCCCCTTGCCGGGCGCTGTGGTCGAGGTGACGTACCCCCTGGGGTGCTGATCAACAGAGGAGTCGAGGCATACCCAGGAGCTGGGTCATTGGATCCGGTTTCTTGAATTTTCTCTCAGCACTGTTTTCAACGTCTGGGGGGAATTCCCCCTCGACAGCGGAGGGGGGGGCGCGGCACTTTCAAGGCTCACAATGCCCACAGACACTCTCCTCATCGCTGGTGTGGGAGACATCCATGGACGCTTCCATCGGGTGGAAGAGTGGATGGATGTGTTGGGCAAGGCGCGTGGCCGTCCGGTGGACATGGTGCTGGCGGTGGGGGACGTGGAAGCGTTCCGGCGCGCGGATGATCAGCGCCGCAAGATGACCAAGCGCCTCATGCCGGCCGAGTTCGCCGAGTACGCGGATGGGCAGCGGCGGATGAAGCGGCCGATGTATTTCATCGGCGGCAACAACGAGGACTTCGAGGCGCTTCACGACACGCCGGACGGCATGGAGCTGGCGCCGCAGGTGTATTACCTGGGGCGTGCGGGAATCCAGACGTTGCGCGGGCTGCGCGTGGCGTACCTCTCGGGCATCCACGCGCCGCGCTTTTTCGATCAGCCCCTCAAGCGGCCCCGGGCGCTCGATACGGCGAAGCAGGCGGGGTACTTCCGCGCGCCCGAGGTGGAGCGCGTCATGCACGTGCGGGACGTGGACATTCTGCTGGTGCACGAGTGGCCGCGCGGCATCGTCCAGCGGGCCCGGGACGAGAATGTCCCCACGACGAGGGCCCTGCCGTCGTACTGGATTGGCAATCCCATCACACGCCGGTTGGCGGACACGCTGCGGCCCAAGTGGATGTTGTGTGGCCATTCCCACAAGGGATTCGCGGTGTCGCTGGGCGGTGAGGGTGGACGGCCGGTGACGCGCATTGCCTGTCTGGATCAGGCGACCCGGCCCGACGAGGCGGTGTTCTGGCTGGAGTTCGAGGAGCGCGAGCCGGTGCGCGGCGGCTGGGGACTCTCCGGAGAGGTGGCGTGGCACACCGGGGCCTCGTGGAACCTCCAGGCGCTTCCCTTGGTAGGGCCGCCCCCGTCCTCCTCACATCATGAGGACGAGGAGGAGGACCGGGAGATGGGCTGAAGGGCCCTGTGGGCGTCCGCCTTCAGTGGGGCCCCAGGACCAGCTCGGCGAGGGGGACCTCCGTGCCGGACGCATCGTCCAACACCGCCCGCGAGATATCCTCGAACGACACCATGCCCACGAGGTTCTTGTCCCGGTCGAGGATGGGCAGCTGGCGCAGCCCGTGCCGACTCATGAGCTGGGCCGCAGTGGTCAGCTCATCGTCCGCGAAGGCATAGCGCAGGGGCCCTTCGCCCAGGATGTCCGCCACCACCGTCTGCTGGGGATCGAGCCGCTCCGCGATGGCTTGAAACACGATATCGCGCTCCGTGAGCAGGCCCATGAGCTTGCGGTGCTGACAGACTGGAAGGACTCCCAGGCCGTGCTGCCGCATCTGCTGGGCGGCTTCGGTCAGCGTCTGGTCTGGGCTGATGGGCTGTACATCCCGATTCATGATCGTGCTCAGCTTCATCGCTCTGCCCCCCCCGACATGACTTTGGGATGACAATGTGGTCACCGGGCCGCGGCGGGGCAAGCAGCCATGAAACAAATAGGCTTCCGGTGGCCAGAAGGCATCTTGTAGACAACACGGCTGGCTCCCTGCGGGGAAAGCAGCCGAAAGAGCGCCTGTGTCTAGAAGCGCCCGGAGAGCGCCGCGCCGCCCGGTCCTCCTGTCACCTGGAGGGACAGCGCCTCCGCGTCAGGGCGGGTCCGCCCGTGAAGCAGCAAGGGCACCGCGACCCCCGAGGCAGTGCCCAGGGCGGCGCCCAGGGCCACGTCGGTGAGGTAGTGCTTGCCAGCCCCCATGCGCAGCAGTCCCACAGAGGCGGCGACGGGCAGTCCCACCGCCCAGATCCAGGGCTGGTGGGGATAGCCGCGCAGGTGGGCCACGGTGCCCGCGGACACCACCAGCGAGAAGGCCATGCTGGTGTGGCCACTGTAGAACGAGAGGTTGTTGTCGGAGGGATGGTCCGTGAGGGGTTTCTGGGCCTCGGGCAGGACGTGGACGAAGGGCCGCTCCCGGCCCGCGATGAACTTGGTGGTCTGGTTGATCATCGAGCTCAGCAGGACGGTCTCGAAGAGGATGCCCACGTCCTGAAAGAAGATGGCCGGGGGCGCCCCCACGCTCCGGGAGAGCGCGTATTGCGCGCCCAGCGTTCCCAGGGGCAGCACCCCGAAGCCCACGATGTTGCTCCAGGTGCCCGAGCGCTCGCGCTGCACCTCGGTGGAGCCGGTGATGTTCCGTCCCCAGCGGTCCAGGCGGTTGAGCGTCTCCCGGCCATCCGGTGCCCGGTCGCACCAACGGCACGTCACGGGGGCAAGGTCCTCCTTGAAGAGGGTCTCGCTGCCGATCATCAGCACGGCGGCGCTGCCCATGAGGGCCCCGTCCCGTTTCCAATCGAAGCGCAGCTCGTGAAACCGTGGCGCCTGCTCGGCAGGTGGCCGGGCGTCCTCTGTCAGGGGAAGCGCGGTAAGCAGGGGAACGGCCACCAAAATGAAATGTGGGAGGGGCACGAACAGAGCATAAACGGGGGCCTTCCGAGCGTTCTACACTCCACTCCGAATGACCCGTCCCGGCCGCACCCTCCAGGTCTTCCCCGACGCCCACCGGCGCCAGCAAGTGCTGCGCGCCGCACGAGAAAGCCACGGCTTCGCTCTGGGAACGGGTTGTCTCACCTGGGACGAATTCGTGAACGTGCTGGGTGGCGCGCGCGAGCTGAAGCGCAGGCCCTGCCCGGCCTCGGCTTCGCGCGCGGTGGTGGCCGCGTGGGCCCAGGGGCTGGGGGAGACGCCCTTCGGCGGCTTCGTCCAGGAGCCGGCCTTCGCCCGCGCCGCGCTGGAACTGGTGCTCGACATGAAGGCGGGCCGGTTGACGCCGCGGGAGCTTCAGGATGCCGCGGAAGTCCTGCCGCAAGAGCGCCGCTCCCGCCTCCGGGTGCTCGCCCGGCTGTATGACGGGTATTCCAAGCGCATGGAGGCGTTGGGCCTCGCGGACCGCGAGGATGTGCTGCGCGGCTCGCTTCACGCGCTGAAGGCGGGCCGGTGGCCCTCGGCGTGGGCGGACGTGGACACGCTCGTGTTGCACGGGATGTATGACGTGCGGCCCTCCGGCCTGGAGCTGCTCCTGGCGCTGGCGGAGGTCTGCGAGAAGCGTCAGGTGGCCCTGCGGGTGGAGACGCCCGTGGGAGGCTCTCCCGTGGCGGACGCGGCGCTGGCGGCCCTCTTCCGGGCCTTCGAGAGCCGGGGAGAGACCCTGGGGCACGTGGACCTCTTCAAGGCGGACCTGACCTTCGAGGCCCGTCCCCTGGCCGAGCTGGGGCGGCACCTCTTCTCGGAGCAGGTGCCGCGGGGGGCGCTGGAGGCTCAGACGGAGGTCTTGCGGGTGTGGAGCGTGGGCTCGGCCCAGGACGAGGCCCGTCAGATTGCCCGGGACGTGCGCCGGCTGGTGATCGACGGGGCCGATCCGGGCCGGATCGCCGTGGCATGGCGGGAGCCGGGCCCGGAGGCACGGTGGTTGGCGGAAGCCCTGGGGGAGCTGGGCGTTCCGGTGCGGCTGCCTTCGGGCGAGCCGCTCGCGCTGGCGGGCCCGGTGCGCTTGGCGCTGGACCTGTCGTTGCTCGCCGAGGATGGGTTTCCCGCCGAGCGCGTGGCGGAGTTGGTGGCGAGCCGGTATGCCCCCACCCTCTCGCGCGGCGCGCCCGAGGCCCCCGCCACACTCTTCACCCTGGCCGCCGTGCGGGACGACCGGCTGGGGGCTGCCCGGGGCCGCGGTGCCTACGACGTGCGGCTGGAGGGGCTGGCCCGGCGCATGGGGGCGGCCCAGGACGAGAAGGCGCACGCGGTGAGGCTGCTGCGGGAGCGCTGCCTGCGGTTGATGGAGGAGTGCCGCCGCATTCCCGAGTCGGGCAGCGCGCGGGATTTGCTCGGCGCGTGGTGGCAGGCGGTGAAGCAACTGGGGCTGATGGATTCGGAAGGGGAGCTGGAGCCCTGGCGGGACGGCACCCTGGGCCTGCTGGGGCTGAAGGCCCGGGCCCGGGATGATGCCGCGCGGCAGGCGCTGAGCCTCCGGGTGGGAGAGCTGGAGCGAGGGTTGCGCGCGGTGGAGGGCGGGCCGAGGCTGTCACGGCGCACCTTCGGCCGATGGCTCGTGGACGCGATGCGGGATGTCTCCTTGCCGCCAGGAGGGCCTTCCACCGGGGCGGTGGAGGTGCTGGACATCCGCGAGTTGGCGGGGCGGACGTTCAGCCACGTCTTCCTGGCGGGGATGACGGAGGGCCGCTTTCCAGGGCACGAGGCGCCCAACCCCCTGCTCGGGGACGCGGACCGCGTGGAGCTCAACAAGCACCTGGAGCGGGAGGTTTTCCGGCTCACCGGGGGCGAGTTCGAGGACCGCGCGTCCTGGCGCCTCACCGAGGACCGGCTGCTCTTCGCCAGCGCACTGGTGACGGCGCAGGAGCAGGTGAGCCTGTCCTTCGCGGTGACGGGAGTGGGCGGGCAGGAGCAGGTGCCTTCCGCGTTTCTAGAGGAGGTGCGGCGGCTCACGGGGAGGAACTGGGAGGCCCGCGCGCGGATGGCCGTGCCTCCGCTGGACGATGTGCTCACGGAGTCCGAGCTTCGTCAGCGCGTGGCCCTGGAGACGATGGCGTCCGCCCGGCTGCGCGTCACCGAGCCGGATGTGGCGGAGCCCTTGCTGCGCCGCCGCTTCGTGGAGGAGGCGTGGTTCGCCGAGGCGCGCGAGTTGGCGCGCGTGGAGCTCGAACGCCTGCACTTCTTCAGCGATCCGGCTCACCGCGTGGGGCCCCATACGGGACACGTCGTGGGCCCGGGACTGCCCGAGGCGCTTCGGGAGACCTTCCGCTTCGATGAGAACCGGCCGCTGTCGGCCTCGGCGCTGGCCCGCTTTGGCAACTGCGGCTTCCAGGGCTTCTTGACGTATGGGCTGAAGGTGGCCGAGCCGGAGCAACCGGGCGAGGAGTTCGATGCGCGTGGGCGCGGCACCTTCTGGCACCGCGTGGTGGAGGAGGTGTTCCGGCGACTCCGGGAGAAGGGGCTGCTCGGCAAGGGCTTGGAGGAGATACCGGAGGAGGTGCTGAACGCCGCGGTCGCCGAGGCGGTGCGCTCCTTCGAGCTGCGCCACCATGTGGGGCATCCCGAATTGTGGAAGCTCGCCAAGGTGCGTGCCCGGGCCATGGCGCGGCGCATCCTCGCGGACGAGCGCCGGGGACTGCCTTTCGAGCGGTACATGCCGGAGGACTTCGAGCTGAAGTTCGGCCCGGAGGCGCTCCGGGAGACGTGGAAGCAGGTGTCTCTCGCGGCGGGACAGGACGCCATCCACTTCGAGGGGAAGATCGATCGGTTGGATCAGAGTGCGGGCGACGTGGGGGTCATCGACTACAAGTCGGGGCGTCTGGACAAGCGGGAGCTGAAGGAGAAGCTGCTGTCCTCGGACTTCCAGCTTCCGCTCTACCTCTATGCGGCGCGTGCCAGCGGCCACCGGGAAGCCCGGAACGCGGCGTGGTTCTCGCTCCGCACGGGGACGACGCTGCACCTGTCCGAGCTGCTGTCTCCGGAAGAGATTGACGACATGCTGGCCACGGATCCGGCGGTCCGGGCCCGGCTGGCGCAGGAGGAGAAGCCCAACCTGGCGAACGCGGTGGAGCGGCTGGTGGCCACGGCCCGGGAGGGACAGTTCGCGATGCGCCCGAAGGATTGTGGCAGCTGCGGGTTCCGTGCGGTCTGCCGCATCACCGAGCGGCGGCTGGTGGAGGAGAGCGCTTGAGCCGCGCCTCCCCGCTGGCCCTGGAACGCAACCTGGCCCTGATGGCGGGTGCGGGCGCGGGCAAGACGTACAGCTTGGTGACGATGGTGCTGCACCTGTTGGCGGGGGCGCGAGAGGCCGCGCCGGCGCTCCGGCCCGCGAAGCTGTGCATGTTGACCTTCACCGACAAGGCGGCGGCGGAGATGCGGGCGCGCACGCGCACGCGCTTGGATGCGCTGGCCCAGGCCGAGGCGAAGGAGCCGGAACTGCGCGCCTCGTTGGAGCGGCTGGAGCGTCCCTTTCCCGCACAGGACACCTGGAGGGCGATGCGCGAGGAACTGGGCGCGGCCACGTTGGGCACGTTCCACTCGCTCTGCGGACAACTGCTGCGCCGCGCTCCCCCCGGCCTGGGGATTGATCCCTCCTTCGAGGTGCTCGACGAGCTGGAGGCGGGCAGTCTGGTGCAGGACGTGTGCGAGCGCGTGGTGCTGGACGCGCTGGAGGCGGGCGATGCGCGGGTGAGCGAGCTGTGCCAGGAGCTGACCTTTTCGGGCTCTGGCTTCGCCGATGGCCTCGTGGCCTCGCTGCGGCAGATCTACGCCAAGCTCCGCGAGGAGGGGCTCCGGGCCGAGGCCGCGCCCCTCACGAACATCGAAGAGGCCCGCGCCGGACTGGAAGCCCTCTTTGGCGAGGGCTTGAAGCTGTGTGCGTCGGCGAGGGAGTTGGACGCGAAGGGCGAGTGGCGTCTGCTGCGCGAGGCTTGCGAGCGGGCGCTGGAGGGGATGACGCCGCAGAACCTCTTCGAGGCGGACCGGCTGCCTGCGCTCAAGGCCGCGTTCATGGCGGACGGCCGCAACTTCGCCCGGCTGAGCAAGGGGGCGGCGAGTCCCATCCGGGCGTTGTACTGGCGGATCTTCGGCAAGAGCGACGGCTCGGTGATGCGGTTGGAGGACGCGTACGCGGCGTGGCGCACGGCGCCCTTCGAAGTCACGTTCCGGGAACTGCTCGGCCAGATCGAGGTGCGTCATGAGACCGAGTTCACCCGCCGCAACGTCTTCGACTTCACCGCCCTGTTGGTGAAGGCGAGGGATCTGCTGAGAGACCATCCTCCCTTCCGCCGTCAGGTGCAGGAGCGGATGGGCGCGCTGCTGGTGGACGAGTTCCAGGACACCAACCGGCTTCAGCTCGAACTGGTGCTGCTGCTGTCCGAGCAGCGCGAGGCAGGGCCCCGGGCGCTGCGTCCGGACGAGGATCTCCGCGCCGCGCTTCCGCTGGAGCCCGCGTTCCTGTGCGCGGTAGGAGATCGCAAGCAGTCCATCTACGAGTTCCGTGGCGCGGATGTCTCCGTCTTCGCGCTGCTGGCGGAGAAGATTGTCGCCGAGGGAGGCGAGAAGGGTTTTCTCCAGGACAACCGCCGCTCCGTGCCGGCGCTGCTGGACTTCTTCAACCGGGCCTTCGCGGGGGTGCTGGTGGCGAGCGCGCCGCCCCGTCCCTACGAGGTGGAGTACGTTCCCGAGGAAGACGACCTGTCGCCGGTGCGTCCCGCGCTCTCCGGGGAACCTGCGGTGGAGCGGCTGCTCATCGGCGAGGCCGAGACCGCGTCGGAGGCGCGGGAGCTGGATGCCGATGCGGTGGCCCGGCGGCTGCGCCTGATGTTGGCTCCGGGCGCGGCCCCCTGCGTGGCCCACGAGGATGGCCAGCGGCTGCGCCCCGCGCGAGGCGGGGATGTGGCCATTCTCCTGCGAACCTTCACCCACCTGGAGGTGTACCGCCAGGCGCTCATCCGCCACGGCGTGCCGCACCGGGTGCTGCGGGGGCGCGGCTTCTATGGTGCTCAGGAGGTGCTGGATCTCGCCTCGTTGCTGGCGCTGCTGGCCGATCCGGACGATTCCCTCGCGCTGGCGGCGGTCCTGCGTTCACCCCTGGTAGGGCTGTCGGATGCCTCCCTGTTCCGATTGTCGTCGGGCGAGCAGGGCTTGTCGCTTGCCGGGGTGCTGCAAAAGGATCTGGCCGCGTGTGAGCTGGCTCCCAGCGAGCGGCTGCGGCTGGAGCGTTTCCTGACCGCGCTTCCCTCGCTGCGGCGTGAGCGGGACCGGCTCGGCGTGAAGGCCTTGCTCCAGGTGGCCATGGACGTCACGGGCTACCGCGAGGCCATGGCGGGCACCCCGTATGCGGAGCAGGTCAGCGCCAACGTCGACAAGCTGCTGGCGCTCGCGGGCAGGCGCGACGAGCGGGGGACGGGTGGGTGCGTGGCCTTCGCCCGTGAGCTGCGGATGCTCGTCGAGTCGGATCCCACCGAGGCGCAGGCGGACCTGCTGGACGCGGGAGATCCCCGCGCGGTGCAACTGCTCACCATTCACAGGGCCAAGGGGCTCGAGTGGCCCGTGGTGGTGGTGCCGGGGCTCGGCGGCAAGCGGCGCTCCGAGAGCGGCCGGGTCCACTTCGAGCGGACGCACGGGCTGGTCTTGCGGCCGTGGTTGCCGGACACGCTGGAGAGCTTCAGCTCGAGCCGCTTCGAGGCGGTCAAGGACGAGCTGGATACGCGAGGGTTGGCGGAATACCGGCGCTTGCTCTACGTGGCGCTCACCCGGGCCCGGGACGTGCTGTTGCTGTCTGGCACGGCGGAGAAGCGGGTCCCCGTGTCCTGGTGGACGATGCTTGATGGGCGCCTGGGAACGGACACGGCGCTGCGGGCCCGGGTCCGGGATGTGGAGGTCGCGGCCCTGCCTCCGCCTGCGGATCCGCTGCCCCCGGGAGTCGAAGCGCTCGTGGAGGCGGAAGGACGGGTGGAGGCGGCCGTCCAGCGGGTGCGCGGTGCCACGGCCGCCCAGGTGCCGGAGACGGCCATGGCCTCGGCCGAGGCGCTCCAGGACT encodes the following:
- a CDS encoding phosphatase PAP2 family protein encodes the protein MPLPHFILVAVPLLTALPLTEDARPPAEQAPRFHELRFDWKRDGALMGSAAVLMIGSETLFKEDLAPVTCRWCDRAPDGRETLNRLDRWGRNITGSTEVQRERSGTWSNIVGFGVLPLGTLGAQYALSRSVGAPPAIFFQDVGILFETVLLSSMINQTTKFIAGRERPFVHVLPEAQKPLTDHPSDNNLSFYSGHTSMAFSLVVSAGTVAHLRGYPHQPWIWAVGLPVAASVGLLRMGAGKHYLTDVALGAALGTASGVAVPLLLHGRTRPDAEALSLQVTGGPGGAALSGRF
- a CDS encoding PD-(D/E)XK nuclease family protein — protein: MTRPGRTLQVFPDAHRRQQVLRAARESHGFALGTGCLTWDEFVNVLGGARELKRRPCPASASRAVVAAWAQGLGETPFGGFVQEPAFARAALELVLDMKAGRLTPRELQDAAEVLPQERRSRLRVLARLYDGYSKRMEALGLADREDVLRGSLHALKAGRWPSAWADVDTLVLHGMYDVRPSGLELLLALAEVCEKRQVALRVETPVGGSPVADAALAALFRAFESRGETLGHVDLFKADLTFEARPLAELGRHLFSEQVPRGALEAQTEVLRVWSVGSAQDEARQIARDVRRLVIDGADPGRIAVAWREPGPEARWLAEALGELGVPVRLPSGEPLALAGPVRLALDLSLLAEDGFPAERVAELVASRYAPTLSRGAPEAPATLFTLAAVRDDRLGAARGRGAYDVRLEGLARRMGAAQDEKAHAVRLLRERCLRLMEECRRIPESGSARDLLGAWWQAVKQLGLMDSEGELEPWRDGTLGLLGLKARARDDAARQALSLRVGELERGLRAVEGGPRLSRRTFGRWLVDAMRDVSLPPGGPSTGAVEVLDIRELAGRTFSHVFLAGMTEGRFPGHEAPNPLLGDADRVELNKHLEREVFRLTGGEFEDRASWRLTEDRLLFASALVTAQEQVSLSFAVTGVGGQEQVPSAFLEEVRRLTGRNWEARARMAVPPLDDVLTESELRQRVALETMASARLRVTEPDVAEPLLRRRFVEEAWFAEARELARVELERLHFFSDPAHRVGPHTGHVVGPGLPEALRETFRFDENRPLSASALARFGNCGFQGFLTYGLKVAEPEQPGEEFDARGRGTFWHRVVEEVFRRLREKGLLGKGLEEIPEEVLNAAVAEAVRSFELRHHVGHPELWKLAKVRARAMARRILADERRGLPFERYMPEDFELKFGPEALRETWKQVSLAAGQDAIHFEGKIDRLDQSAGDVGVIDYKSGRLDKRELKEKLLSSDFQLPLYLYAARASGHREARNAAWFSLRTGTTLHLSELLSPEEIDDMLATDPAVRARLAQEEKPNLANAVERLVATAREGQFAMRPKDCGSCGFRAVCRITERRLVEESA